One stretch of Astatotilapia calliptera chromosome 3, fAstCal1.2, whole genome shotgun sequence DNA includes these proteins:
- the b3gat3 gene encoding galactosylgalactosylxylosylprotein 3-beta-glucuronosyltransferase 3 translates to MATRMKLKLKTVFLLYFMVSLLGLIYALMQLGQRCDCTEHDFPKDRTISRLRGELHRLQEEMRKFEVTKQPQKQPAKPSLPTIFVITPTYARLVQKAELTRMSQTFLHVPRLHWILVEDSPHKTPLVTDLLMKSGLTYTHLHMPTAKDRKLQEGDPSWLKPRGVEQRNEGLRWLREDRRAQPGGDNQQGVVYFADDDNTYSLQLFEEMRSTQRVSVWPVGLVGGMKYERPVVEGGKVVRFHTGWRPSRPFPIDMAGFAVSLKLVLANPEACFDGEAPMGLLESSFLQGLVTMDELEPKADNCTKVLVWHTRTEKPKMKREEALQAQGLGSDPAVEV, encoded by the exons ATGGCAACGAGGATGAAGCTAAAGCTGAAGACTGTATTTTTGCTCTACTTCATGGTCTCGCTCCTGGGCCTCATCTATGCACTGATGCAGCTCG GCCAGCGCTGTGACTGTACAGAACATGACTTCCCTAAAGACCGCACCATATCTCGACTGCGTGGGGAACTACACCGTCTTCAGGAGGAGATGAGGAAGTTTGAAGTAACAAAGCAACCTCAGAAGCAGCCAGCCAAACCGTCCCTGCCCACCATCTTTGTTATCACGCCGACATATGCAAG GCTGGTGCAGAAGGCCGAGCTGACTCGTATGTCCCAGACTTTTCTCCATGTCCCTCGGCTCCACTGGATCTTGGTGGAGGACTCGCCACACAAGACGCCTCTGGTGACCGACCTGCTGATGAAGAGCGGCCTGACCTACACTCACCTACACATGCCCACCGCCAAGGACCGCAAACTACAGGAG GGTGACCCCAGCTGGCTCAAGCCCCGTGGAGTGGAGCAGAGAAACGAAGGGCTACGGTGGCTTAGAGAGGACAGGAGGGCTCAGCCAGGAGGGGATAACCAGCAAGGAGTGGTGTACTTTGCTGATGACGATAACACATACAGCCTGCAGTTGTTTGAGGAG ATGAGGAGCACGCAGCGGGTGTCAGTTTGGCCGGTGGGCCTGGTTGGAGGGATGAAGTATGAGAGGCCTGTGGTTGAAGGAGGAAAG GTCGTTCGCTTCCATACCGGCTGGCGTCCCAGTCGGCCCTTTCCGATCGACATGGCTGGCTTCGCCGTTTCCCTTAAATTGGTCCTGGCCAATCCAGAGGCATGCTTTGACGGAGAGGCACCAATGGGCTTGCTGGAAAGCAGCTTTCTTCAGGGACTGGTTACCATGGATGAACTGGAGCCCAAAGCAGACAACTGCACTAAA GTGCTGGTGTGGCACACACGGACAGAGAAACCGAAGATGAAGAGAGAGGAGGCGCTGCAGGCTCAGGGACTGGGTTCAGACCCTGCTGTGGAGGTCTGA
- the LOC113018581 gene encoding uncharacterized protein LOC113018581 yields MAIGRNSRMSSVRSSIRAPKFLDKSSGFYGRLDEPEAATEVEETGVNVCNIEEAVSSDPSITAVHCSDEKEEGEVFGFSEGMMEDDDESLLRRKPSRRSSRWRRSSRRKQKEGRADEDAAREERPSLGTEGPADFPEDIRVKIEIEMENLKKVEEENEKAGWEKEPVLVHFPAREDADDQVLIRDKKRGREDEEEEERRMTKEQEEGMKVVKRKNYRKALDRALRRGWEAFVANLYSVTLSPVNSSPSSSSPSSKKKHQHNSVLAEFQ; encoded by the exons ATGGCTATTGGCAGGAACTCCAGGATGAGCTCAGTCCGAAGCTCCATCAGGGCCCCAAAGTTTCTGGACAAATCGAGTGGCTTCTATGGTCGCCTCGACGAGCCCGAGGCCGCCACAGAGGTAGAGGAGACTGGTGTAAATGTTTGCAACATAGAGGAGGCAGTCTCGAGTGACCCATCCATCACAGCGGTGCATTGTTCTGATGAGAAGGAAGAAGGCGAGGTGTTTGGCTTCAGCGAAGGCATGATGGAAGATGACGACGAGAGCCTCCTGAGGAGGAAACCCAGCCGccgcagcagcaggtggaggagaagCTCCAGGAGGAAGCAGAAAGAGGGGAGAGCAGACGAGGACGCAGCCAGAGAGGAGAGGCCCAGCCTGGGCACGGAGGGTCCAGCTGACTTCCCCGAGGACATCAGGGTGAAGATTGAGATAGAGATGGAGAACCTGAAGAAGGTggaggaagaaaatgaaaaggcgGGCTGGGAGAAGGAACCCGTGCTCGTTCACTTCCCGGCTCGGGAGGACGCTGACGACCAAGTCCTTATCCGAGAcaagaagagaggaagagaagacgaagaggaggaggagaggaggatgacgaaggagcaagaggaaggGATGAAAGTGGTGAAGAGGAAAAATTACCGCAAG GCCTTGGACCGAGCACTGCGCCGCGGCTGGGAGGCCTTCGTCGCCAACCTCTACAGCGTCACGCTCTCACCGGTGAACTCCTCGCCATCGTCGTCTTCACCGTCGTCGAAGAAGAAGCACCAGCACAATTCAGTGTTAGCAGAATTTCAATAG
- the naa40 gene encoding N-alpha-acetyltransferase 40 → MGRKSNRAKEKKARRLEERAAMDAVCAKVDAANKLEDPLAAFPAFKKYDRNGLNLQIECKRVTALNPLSVEWAFELTRANMQTLYEQSEWGWKEREKREEMNDERAWYLLARDADSSPVAFSHFRFDIECGEEVLYCYEVQLESRVRRKGLGKFLIQILQLIANSTQMKKVMLTVFKQNKGAYQFFREALQFEIDETSPSMSGCCGDDCSYEILSRRTKHGEASAGHTHGGGHCGGCCH, encoded by the exons ATGGGG AGGAAGTCCAACAGAGCAAAGGAGAAGAAAGCGAGACGTCTGGAGGAGAGGGCAGCTATGGACGCCGTATGCGCCAAAGTAGACGCAGCCAATAAG CTCGAGGACCCCCTGGCCGCCTTCCCAGCCTTCAAAAAATACGACAGAAATGG GCTGAACCTGCAGATAGAGTGCAAGAGAGTGACCGCGCTTAACCCGCTGTCTGTGGAGTGGGCTTTCGAACTCACAAGAGCCAACATGCAGACGCT GTACGAGCAGAGTGAGTGGGGATGGAAGGAGAGGGAAAAGAGGGAGGAGATGAATGACGAGAGGGCTTGGTACCTGCTGGCTCGCGACGCCGACTCCTCCCCCGTGGCCTTCTCCCACTTCCGGTTCGACATAGAGTGCGGGGAGGAGGTTTTATATTG CTATGAGGTGCAGTTAGAGAGCAGAGTGCGGAGGAAAGGGCTTGGCAAGTTTCTCATCCAGATACTCCAGCTCATCGCTAACAG TACACAGATGAAGAAGGTGATGTTGACAGTTTTTAAACAGAACAAAGGGGCCTACCAGTTCTTCAGAGAAGCTTTACA GTTTGAGATCGATGAGACCTCACCGAGCATGTCCGGTTGCTGCGGCGACGACTGTTCTTACGAGATCCTGAGCAGGCGGACCAAGCACGGCGAGGCCTCGGCGGGACACACCCACGGGGGCGGACACTGCGGGGGCTGCTGCCACTGA